A genomic region of Gadus macrocephalus chromosome 5, ASM3116895v1 contains the following coding sequences:
- the LOC132457790 gene encoding MARCKS-related protein 1-B-like codes for MGGQLSKGGVAVEGKVVADPAAAKTNGQENGHVKTNGEVSAKPGEAVADGNGTAEPAKEGEAVSAGDAIEPAPAAEGEAAKTEGEAAKEGKKKKKFSLKNSFKFKGISLKKTKKSSEEAKEEAASPAAEDKPEENGHAAKETKEETPAAEAKAEEAAAASPEAEAKAVDEAPPTEAAPAAVAEEEAAAAAPPAAEVTTPEGEAKAE; via the exons ATGGGAGGCCAGTTGTCAAAGGGTGGAGTAGCTGTGGAGGGTAAAGTCGTCGCGGACCCCGCTGCTGCCAAAACTAATGGCCAG GAAAACGGACATGTGAAGACCAACGGCGAGGTCTCGGCCAAGCCCGGCGAAGCGGTGGCGGACGGCAACGGGACAGCCGAGCCGGCCAAGGAGGGCGAGGCGGTGAGCGCCGGCGACGCCATAGAGCCGGCTCCTGCAGCGGAGGGCGAGGCGGCCAAGACCGAGGGCGAGGCGGCCAAGGAgggcaagaagaagaagaagttctCCCTGAAGAACTCCTTCAAGTTCAAGGGCATCTCGCTGAAGAAGACCAAGAAGAGCAGCGAGGAGGCCAAGGAGGAGGCGGCCTCCCCCGCCGCGGAGGACAAGCCGGAGGAGAACGGCCACGCGGCCAAGGAGACCAAAGAGGAGACGCCGGCCGCCGAGGCTAAGGCGgaagaggcggcggcggcgtcaccCGAGGCAGAGGCCAAGGCCGTGGATGAGGCCCCGCCCACGGAGGCAGCGCCAGCCGCCGtcgcggaggaggaggccgccgccgccgccccccctgcCGCCGAGGTCACGACACCCGAGGGAGAGGCCAAGGCTGAGTGA